The genomic DNA ttttatttatgtaaattagtagtttaaagcttctttaacgtcccacgaatgcttcgccatctttcccgcgccaccgcagtccagctccgattcccaatgggcatattggaccttgaggaagtgggagccggattgggaacggggttgatccgctgatgctgcaggatgTCGTCCAGCATCTTGGTAGTGGCTGGCCATGGCTtttccaactgttccttagcggacgccctattttcctcctacctatagaagccagcgggtcctccagcttcgcctaagctgccaagtagctggtggctatggtgtacggagtcctaatggagaggtcttcggagatcatattactggtggttctgccaTAAAGAttcttctattagtacaacggaaccaaattattttggtcagatcttactttctttgcgaggacacgcccggcaagATGTCCATGTAAAGAGCGAAggcccactcggcatgttccttcccactgggattctctagtggatctcctccagcacttcaactgttctgcggatttgcccctgttgtggtattgcttcctgtcggtcaagtcccacaataatgagCAACAGCTTGGGTTAGGCGTccattttcatctgcactgacctcctttaaccgtttttggggtttttcttccatttaacattttttaattccccaccgcttctgcacgaagaaaaaaaatagctgATCTAGCGAGTAAATTttgatgaacgccgttagccgcgacCCAAAgattaaaatatgtattcttcggcggtgttcgtgcaaaagCGGTGCCAAAgctaaaaattaataatggCAGGAAAACTCCAAAATCGCCTGCAGGAGGTCAGTGTAGATGAAAagggacgcctaatccaagctgttacCCATTAATGTGAGACTTCACCGACAGACAGCAATAGCACAATGGGgtaaatccgcagaatagtagAAGTGCTGGATGAGATCCAATAGAAAATCCCAGAGGGAAGGAACATGACGACTGGGACATCGCCCCATACATCGACATCCTGCCGGACGTATCGTCGCAGAGAAAGAAGgttctggccaaaagaatttggatacgttgtactaatataagtatctttttagcagaaccaccggAACGATCTCCGATGAGCTCTCCACTGGGGGACCACAGGACTCTACCTCCACCAGCTATTTGGCAGCTAAAGCGGAGATGGAGGAtgcgctggcttctatagggaggaggaaaaaaaaggcgcccgctaagggacagctggagaagccattgccaggatgctgggcgacttcctgcagcatcaggcgGAACAACCACGTTCCCAGCCCAACTCCGACTTCCTTTAGGTCCAATATGCTATCGGCattcggagctggactgcagaTGGCGAGGCATCCGTGAGACGAGAAGGAACcttttaattattaacatacataaataaaaacattcgttgaacattccatttattatacccgttactcgtagactaaaagggtatactagattcgtcggaaagtatgtaacaggcagaaggaagcgtttccgaccccataaagtatatatattcttgatcaggatcactagccgagtcgatcaagccatgtccgtctgtccgtatgaacgctgcgatctcggaaactataagagctacaatattGATTCAGATTCTtgaaattcctgcgcagcgcaagtttgtttcagcagagtgccacgtccactctaacgcccaaaactcctacagttttgatgctggaataaaaattttaactgaaatgtattgttctcttcaatacctatcgattgacccaaaaaaagtttgccacgcccacaaacttcaaaaaatcgtaagaatgaacgtggatatctcggaaactatcaaaaatagagaatcgggatctcagatttagattccgtagctttgtacgcagcgcaattttgttacgcgaatatgccacgcccacaagccgcccaaagctgtggcgcccacaatttttatgctagatacaaaattttaactgaaatgtattggtctcgtcaatacctatcggttgatccaaaaatttgccacgcccactctaacgcccataacgcttaaatctgtctaccaccggtagatggcgcatttaaatctcgctttgctgcttgcatatctccatttccctttggtcccttaagctgagtaacgggtatctgatagtcgaggtactcacTATAgtgttctcccttgttatacccgttactcgtagagtaaaagggtatactagattcgtcggaaagtatgtaacaggcagaaggaagcgtttccgaccccataaagtatatatattcttgatcgggatcactagccgagtcgatctagccatgtccgtctgtccgtctgtccgtctgtccgtctgtccgtctgtctgtccgtccggatgaacgctgagatcttggaaactataagaactaggctattgagattaggcgtgcagattcctgagcttcttacgcagcgcaagtttgtttcagcagagtgccacgcccactctaacgcccacaaaccgcccaaaactgaggctcctacagttttcatgctagaataaaaattttcattgaaatgtattgttctcatcaatacctatcgattgacccaaaaaacagtttgccacgcccacttgaacgcccacaaaccgcccacaaacttcaaaaaatcgtaaatgtgaacgcagatatctcggaaaatatcaaagatagagaaatgggaattcagatttagattccgtaggcttgagcgcagcgcaagtttgtcacgcgaatatgccacgcccactctaacgcccacaaaccgcccaagcctgtggtgcccacaatattcatgctagataaaaaattttaactgaaatgtattggtcttgtcaatacctatcggttgatccaaaaaaaactttgccacgcccactctaacgcccacaacgcttaaatctgtctaccgccggtaggtggcgcatttcaacctcgctttgctgcatatctccattttcctttggtcattttagctgagtaatgggtatctgatagtcgaggtactcgactatagcgttcttccttgtttttattttaatttctttgtgcaccagcagactcttctttttaaaattgctccaattgatttgttttccgtttgtcaacaaacccagctgcttgataTATATCAATACCTATATATCTACATTCCAATAATCATACCAATTCCAATATTACTTAAAAAGTTGTGAATGTCAAAGTTAATAAGTGAAAAAGGAGTTGCATGGGTAATAATACCGCTACCTGGCGCTAGGTGCCGCGCAAAAGAAGAGTCCCTgcaatataattttaaaattggtaaagcctagtactcacatcgacgaaaaccgcgagctaaccacaggagtgagcgagatgaaaacaggcggctaatgcttttcgtcgggtctgtttttcagcgcggtacttagatgagctaaggaaacaccagaaaaaataccagatttcgggagtgaattttcgatgaacgccgttagtcgcggcccaaagaataagaaatttaatctttggcggtgttcgtgcagaagcggtgggcaattttaaatggaagaaaaattacaaaaactgttaaagcctagtactcagatcggctaagagtttcactagtcgaaaaatcttattttttgtagtgtgaccgatgtttttaaagttcacccgcaatgcatgtagcatggtctcactgtcaagcggctgggattgttgccaaacggaaaacaaatcaattgcagaaacttaaaaaggaggagtctgctggtggtacacaaagaaagtaaaataaaattaaatggaatgttcaacgaatgtttttatttatgtaaattagtagtttaaagcttctttaacgtcccacgaatgcttcgccatctttcccgcgccaccgcagtccagctccgattcccaatgggcatattggaccttgaggaagtgggagccggattgggaacggggttgatccgctgatgctgcaggatgTCGTCCAGCATCTTGGTAGTGGCTGGCCATGGCTtttccaactgttccttagcggacgccctattttcctcctacCTATAGAAGCCAGCAGGTCCTCCAGCTTCGcctaagctgccaagtagctggtggctatggtgtacggagtcctaatggagaggtcttcggagatcatattactggtggttctgccaTAAAGAttcttctattagtacaacgggaccaaatt from Drosophila subpulchrella strain 33 F10 #4 breed RU33 unplaced genomic scaffold, RU_Dsub_v1.1 Primary Assembly Seq44, whole genome shotgun sequence includes the following:
- the LOC119562392 gene encoding uncharacterized protein LOC119562392; amino-acid sequence: MTTGTSPHTSTSCRTYRRRERRTTGTISDELSTGGPQDSTSTSYLAAKAEMEDALASIGRRKKKAPAKGQLEKPLPGCWATSCSIRRNNHVPSPTPTSFRSNMLSAFGAGLQMARHP